Proteins from one Acidiphilium multivorum AIU301 genomic window:
- a CDS encoding ABC transporter substrate-binding protein, whose amino-acid sequence MHRLAPLVLACLLGMPFAAHAASLTLYSRLDYAPAVARAFTAKTGIAVRVRRPPPTGLADRIEREGAHPRWALAWFAGTPNAVALDARGLLARHLPVPAGLSPRAAALIPADGSAIPTGLELGGVVLMSKSAPFTPPLHWHGLLAPARRGLTGMADPTTDDAAWGGLASLLATEGWPDGRRFVTALGGAGLHIYATTADTVAALRSGAIQLALVRSAVAFHVASRIDPSLEAVVPAPAVLMPSLIVMPRHMTPALRRGAAAFIAFACSPAGQRAALASDDMDSAFWPVNATVPPPPGLPDLAALAPRDPAAVAANPLPAIAWFAREMVGPGL is encoded by the coding sequence ATGCACCGTCTCGCTCCGCTTGTTCTCGCCTGCCTGCTCGGCATGCCCTTCGCCGCGCACGCCGCATCGCTCACGCTGTATTCGCGGCTTGATTATGCGCCCGCCGTCGCCCGCGCCTTCACCGCGAAGACCGGTATCGCCGTGCGCGTGCGCCGCCCGCCGCCGACCGGCCTCGCCGACCGGATCGAGCGCGAGGGCGCGCACCCGCGATGGGCGCTCGCCTGGTTCGCCGGCACGCCGAACGCCGTGGCCCTCGACGCGCGGGGGCTGCTGGCGCGCCATCTGCCGGTGCCGGCCGGCCTCTCGCCCCGCGCCGCCGCCCTCATTCCGGCGGATGGCAGCGCAATCCCGACCGGACTCGAACTCGGCGGCGTGGTGCTGATGTCGAAATCGGCGCCGTTCACGCCGCCGCTGCACTGGCACGGCCTGCTCGCGCCGGCCCGCCGCGGACTCACGGGCATGGCCGACCCGACGACGGACGACGCAGCCTGGGGCGGCCTCGCGAGCCTGCTGGCCACCGAGGGCTGGCCGGACGGGCGCCGCTTCGTCACCGCGCTCGGCGGCGCCGGGCTGCATATCTACGCCACCACGGCGGACACCGTCGCCGCCCTGCGCAGCGGGGCCATCCAGCTCGCCCTCGTCCGCTCCGCCGTGGCCTTCCACGTCGCTTCCCGGATCGATCCCTCGCTCGAAGCCGTCGTGCCGGCTCCAGCCGTGCTGATGCCGAGCCTGATCGTGATGCCGCGGCACATGACGCCGGCCTTGCGGCGGGGGGCGGCGGCATTCATCGCCTTTGCCTGCTCGCCCGCCGGCCAGCGCGCGGCGCTCGCGTCCGACGACATGGATTCAGCCTTCTGGCCGGTGAACGCGACGGTGCCGCCGCCGCCAGGCCTGCCGGACCTCGCCGCCCTCGCCCCGCGCGATCCGGCCGCGGTCGCCGCCAACCCGCTGCCGGCGATCGCCTGGTTCGCGCGCGAAATGGTCGGCCCCGGCCTCTGA
- a CDS encoding tetratricopeptide repeat protein, which translates to MSAAPQPTAKITVGEVLAEITALERDGRLEDAESLAERAVAASPGHPHILHLSGIVAYRRGNIPRAIERIEKSLVLAPEVAIYPRNACEIYRGAGRLDDALAMALRAVELAPEERAAHFNLALIRYERHELDAGIEAADRAIALSPDFAEAHFERAELLLIGGRLTEGWESYEWRFKLKQADGMLPKTDKPQWDGSPMPEGRLLLVADQGFGDCIQFGRYIPWVAARAPKPVIACGGDLMPLLRQFTEVGRFANSWAAAGEYDAFMPLSGLPRLAGTTIPTIPADIPYLRADPRKVEAWRQRLAALVPPGLKRIGLVWAGRPTHKNDRKRTVRLERFAPLFARPDIAIVTVQKGDRIDEVGGYFGPAPLVNLGPSIFDFTDTLAILQCLDRLVTIDTSVAHLAGASGVPTSIILPYAPDWRWLLDREDTPWYPSLRLFRQERPSDWSGVVERVAGSL; encoded by the coding sequence ATGAGCGCCGCGCCGCAACCGACGGCGAAGATCACGGTCGGCGAGGTGCTGGCCGAGATCACCGCGCTCGAACGGGACGGCAGGCTGGAGGACGCCGAATCGCTCGCCGAGCGCGCGGTCGCCGCCTCGCCCGGGCATCCGCACATCCTGCATCTCTCGGGGATCGTCGCCTACCGGCGCGGCAACATCCCGCGCGCGATCGAGCGGATCGAGAAATCCCTCGTCCTGGCGCCGGAGGTCGCGATCTATCCGCGCAACGCCTGCGAGATCTATCGCGGCGCCGGGCGGCTCGACGACGCGCTGGCGATGGCGTTGCGCGCCGTCGAACTCGCGCCGGAGGAGCGCGCCGCGCATTTCAATCTCGCCCTGATCCGCTACGAGCGCCACGAGCTGGACGCAGGCATCGAGGCGGCCGACCGCGCCATCGCGCTTTCACCTGATTTCGCCGAGGCGCATTTCGAGCGCGCCGAGCTGCTGCTGATCGGCGGAAGGCTGACGGAAGGCTGGGAGAGCTACGAATGGCGCTTCAAGCTGAAGCAGGCCGACGGCATGCTGCCGAAGACCGACAAGCCGCAATGGGACGGCAGCCCGATGCCGGAGGGGCGGCTGCTGCTGGTCGCCGACCAGGGCTTCGGGGACTGCATCCAGTTCGGCCGCTATATCCCCTGGGTCGCGGCGCGCGCGCCGAAGCCGGTGATCGCCTGTGGCGGCGATCTCATGCCGCTGCTGCGGCAGTTCACCGAGGTGGGCCGGTTCGCGAACAGCTGGGCCGCCGCCGGCGAGTATGACGCCTTCATGCCGCTCTCCGGGCTGCCGCGCCTCGCCGGCACGACGATCCCGACGATTCCGGCGGACATCCCCTATCTGCGGGCCGATCCGCGCAAGGTGGAGGCGTGGCGCCAGCGCCTCGCCGCGCTGGTGCCGCCGGGGCTGAAGCGCATCGGCCTGGTCTGGGCCGGGCGGCCGACCCACAAGAACGACCGCAAGCGCACGGTGCGGCTGGAGCGTTTCGCGCCGCTGTTCGCGCGGCCGGACATCGCGATCGTCACCGTGCAGAAAGGCGACCGGATCGACGAGGTGGGCGGGTATTTCGGCCCGGCGCCGCTGGTCAATCTCGGGCCGTCGATCTTCGATTTCACCGATACGCTGGCGATCCTGCAATGCCTCGACCGGCTGGTGACGATCGACACCTCCGTCGCTCATCTGGCCGGCGCCTCGGGCGTGCCGACCTCGATCATCCTGCCCTATGCGCCCGACTGGCGCTGGCTGCTGGACCGCGAGGACACGCCCTGGTACCCGTCGCTGCGCCTGTTCCGCCAGGAGCGCCCCTCCGACTGGTCCGGCGTCGTCGAACGGGTTGCCGGGAGTCTCTGA
- a CDS encoding tetratricopeptide repeat-containing sulfotransferase family protein has translation MSAASPSPAPRPDPAPCACGSGLRARRCCALDGGGPPDPAHHALVAPQVEQARAARTAGRNREAERLLLQVLDLAPLHREALRLLYEIRHAERRIPAAIALVARIAALPPETPAAHVQHAQLLIGQGRHAEAEAPARRALLLAPRDPSVHHLLGMIQTETGRPTSGERHYRMAEALIEAPNPTLLGNLAWNLRQQGRLDEAAAVYGQALSGTVRPVRALAGLAQVEAGRGRFDAAEALLAEAVTSAAAPGDRMVAALIALSRLRAGDAEAALDRIAATEAAIAPQPLLTTELAMRGRALERLGRHDEAWAAYLAGRDFQRERARRRFDPAPIEARLAGIRETFRADRLAGLPRPAPVANAPVPVFLLGAPRSGSSLLEHLLAQATEIDPADNRAPLPGLGRLLPRLVEGFGGPTLDFPAALEGTVAGEAQDIPAILASRYVALIRAAGIVGPQARFVTDRHPELPWLLGLANTLFPGAPVIHVLRHPLDVVLSGFAQDRLYEGNAGVTLASLARLYDAQMNAIAHVRGQTTMRYLPVRYEDLVTDTEATLRRVLDFIGLAADPAAMITAPPRAVPRVPAYRAELEPPHRRGVFRHRRFGDVFGEAMPVLAPWIERLGYAATPEGAA, from the coding sequence ATGAGCGCCGCATCGCCCTCTCCGGCTCCCCGCCCCGATCCCGCTCCGTGTGCCTGCGGGTCCGGGCTGCGGGCGCGGCGGTGCTGCGCGCTCGATGGCGGCGGACCGCCGGACCCCGCCCATCACGCACTGGTCGCGCCGCAAGTGGAGCAGGCGCGCGCGGCGCGGACCGCCGGGCGCAACCGCGAGGCCGAACGCCTGCTGCTGCAGGTGCTCGATCTCGCCCCGCTGCATCGCGAGGCGCTGCGCCTGCTCTACGAGATTCGCCACGCCGAGCGGCGGATTCCGGCGGCCATCGCCCTCGTTGCGCGCATCGCCGCGCTGCCGCCGGAGACGCCGGCGGCGCACGTCCAGCACGCCCAGCTCCTGATCGGGCAGGGCCGGCACGCCGAGGCCGAGGCGCCGGCGCGACGCGCACTGCTGCTCGCCCCGCGCGACCCGTCGGTGCATCACCTGCTCGGCATGATCCAGACCGAAACCGGCCGCCCGACCTCCGGCGAGCGGCATTACCGCATGGCCGAGGCGCTGATCGAGGCGCCGAACCCGACGCTGCTCGGCAATCTCGCCTGGAATCTGCGCCAGCAGGGCCGGCTCGACGAGGCGGCGGCGGTCTACGGGCAGGCGTTGTCCGGAACTGTCCGGCCGGTACGCGCTCTGGCCGGGCTGGCGCAGGTCGAGGCCGGGCGCGGCCGGTTCGACGCGGCGGAAGCGCTGCTGGCCGAAGCCGTGACGTCCGCCGCCGCCCCGGGCGACCGCATGGTCGCGGCCCTGATCGCGCTGTCCCGGCTGCGTGCGGGCGATGCCGAGGCCGCGCTCGACCGCATCGCGGCCACCGAGGCGGCAATCGCGCCGCAACCGCTGCTCACCACCGAACTGGCGATGCGCGGCCGCGCGCTGGAACGCCTCGGCCGCCACGACGAGGCCTGGGCCGCCTATCTTGCCGGCCGCGACTTCCAGCGCGAACGCGCCCGCCGCCGGTTCGATCCCGCGCCGATCGAGGCCCGGCTCGCCGGCATCCGCGAAACGTTCAGGGCCGACCGTCTGGCAGGGCTGCCGCGGCCGGCGCCCGTGGCGAACGCGCCGGTGCCGGTCTTCCTGCTCGGCGCGCCGCGCTCCGGATCGTCCCTGCTGGAACACCTGCTGGCCCAGGCGACGGAGATCGACCCCGCGGACAACCGCGCGCCGCTGCCCGGCCTCGGGCGGCTGCTGCCCAGGCTGGTCGAGGGGTTTGGCGGGCCGACGCTCGACTTTCCGGCCGCCCTCGAGGGCACGGTTGCCGGCGAGGCGCAGGACATTCCGGCCATTCTCGCCAGCCGCTATGTCGCCCTGATCCGCGCCGCCGGCATTGTCGGGCCGCAGGCGCGGTTCGTGACCGACCGCCATCCCGAACTGCCCTGGCTGCTCGGCCTCGCCAACACGCTGTTCCCGGGGGCGCCGGTGATCCATGTGCTGCGCCACCCCCTCGACGTGGTACTGTCCGGCTTCGCGCAGGACCGGCTTTACGAGGGCAATGCCGGCGTGACGCTGGCCAGCCTCGCCCGGCTCTACGACGCGCAGATGAACGCCATCGCCCATGTCCGCGGACAGACCACCATGCGCTACCTGCCCGTCCGCTACGAGGATCTCGTCACCGACACGGAGGCGACGCTGCGCCGCGTGCTCGACTTCATCGGCCTGGCCGCCGACCCCGCCGCGATGATCACCGCCCCGCCGCGCGCCGTCCCGCGCGTTCCGGCCTATCGCGCCGAGCTGGAGCCGCCGCATCGCCGGGGTGTGTTCCGCCACCGCCGCTTCGGCGACGTCTTCGGCGAGGCGATGCCGGTTCTCGCCCCCTGGATCGAGCGCCTCGGCTATGCCGCGACGCCGGAGGGCGCGGCATGA
- the mbfA gene encoding iron exporter MbfA — MRNFSELSDREILALAIGAEEEDGRIYADIAESLRTDYPASAKVFSEMAAEESEHRRSLIDLYQQKFGDHIPLIRRQDVRGFLARKPVWQLPTPSINDVRKLAESMEAETQNFYRLAASRTSDTATRKLLGDLAEAEADHERLADRLARENLTEEVRSAEDDTARRNFVLRYVQPGLAGLMDGSVSTLAPVFAAAFASGSPWQAFIVGIAASLGAGISMGFAEALSDDGSLTGRGSPLMRGAITGAMTTLGGLGHTLPFLIPNFWTAMVLAFAVVVVELAAISWIRTKYMDTPPLQAALQVALGGAIVFAVGVAIGSS, encoded by the coding sequence ATGCGCAACTTTTCAGAACTGTCCGACCGCGAAATCCTGGCCCTGGCGATCGGCGCCGAGGAAGAGGACGGCCGGATCTACGCCGACATCGCCGAATCGCTGCGGACCGATTATCCGGCCTCGGCGAAGGTGTTTTCGGAGATGGCGGCGGAGGAGAGCGAACACCGCCGCTCGCTGATCGACCTCTACCAGCAGAAATTCGGCGACCATATCCCGCTGATCCGCCGGCAGGACGTGCGCGGCTTCCTTGCCCGCAAGCCGGTCTGGCAGCTGCCGACGCCCTCGATCAACGATGTGCGCAAGCTCGCCGAGAGCATGGAGGCGGAAACCCAGAATTTCTATCGCCTCGCCGCCAGCCGTACGAGCGACACCGCAACGCGCAAGCTGCTCGGCGACCTCGCCGAGGCGGAGGCCGATCACGAGCGTCTCGCCGACCGTCTCGCGCGCGAGAACCTGACCGAGGAAGTCCGCTCCGCCGAGGACGACACGGCGCGGCGCAACTTCGTGCTGCGCTACGTCCAGCCCGGTCTCGCCGGGCTGATGGACGGGTCGGTCTCCACCCTGGCGCCGGTCTTCGCCGCCGCCTTCGCCTCCGGCAGTCCTTGGCAGGCCTTCATCGTCGGCATCGCCGCCTCGCTCGGCGCCGGCATCTCCATGGGTTTCGCCGAGGCGCTCTCGGACGATGGCAGCCTCACCGGCCGCGGCTCGCCACTGATGCGCGGCGCGATCACCGGCGCGATGACGACGCTGGGCGGCCTCGGCCACACACTGCCCTTCCTCATCCCGAATTTCTGGACCGCGATGGTGCTGGCCTTCGCCGTCGTCGTCGTCGAACTCGCGGCGATTTCGTGGATTCGCACCAAATACATGGACACGCCGCCGCTGCAGGCGGCGCTTCAGGTCGCACTCGGCGGGGCCATCGTCTTCGCCGTGGGCGTTGCGATCGGCAGTAGTTGA
- a CDS encoding NAD(P)H-dependent flavin oxidoreductase, translating to MSAAQDLRNRLAIPVIGSPLFIISNPKLVIAQCIAGIVGSFPALNARPASQLDEWLAEITETLAAWDRDHPDRKAAPFAVNQIVHRSNARLEQDLELCVKYRAPLVITSLGARPEVNQAVHGYGGIVLHDIINDRFARKAVEKGADGLIAVAAGAGGHAGTLSPFALVQEIRTWFQGPLALSGAIATGRAVLAAEAMGADFAYIGSAFIATEEANAASAYKQAIVASGAEDIVYTNLFTGVHGNYLRPSIVAAGLDPDNLPQSDASAMNFHEGAKAKAWKDIWGSGQGIGAVDAVLPAGERVARLIAEYRAARAALCG from the coding sequence ATGAGCGCCGCACAGGATCTTCGAAACAGGCTGGCGATTCCGGTGATCGGGTCGCCGCTTTTCATCATCTCCAACCCGAAACTGGTCATCGCCCAGTGCATCGCCGGCATCGTCGGCTCGTTTCCGGCGCTGAACGCCCGGCCGGCCTCCCAACTCGACGAATGGCTGGCGGAAATCACCGAAACCCTGGCGGCGTGGGACCGCGATCATCCGGACCGCAAGGCGGCGCCGTTCGCGGTCAACCAGATCGTGCACCGTTCCAACGCGCGGCTCGAACAGGATCTCGAACTCTGCGTGAAATACCGCGCGCCGCTGGTCATCACCTCGCTCGGCGCGCGGCCGGAGGTGAACCAGGCGGTGCATGGCTATGGCGGCATCGTGCTGCATGACATCATCAACGACCGCTTCGCCCGCAAGGCGGTCGAGAAAGGGGCGGACGGGTTGATCGCCGTGGCCGCCGGCGCCGGCGGCCATGCCGGCACGCTCTCGCCCTTCGCGCTGGTGCAGGAAATCCGCACCTGGTTCCAGGGGCCGCTCGCTCTGTCCGGCGCGATCGCGACCGGCCGCGCCGTGCTCGCCGCCGAGGCGATGGGGGCCGATTTCGCCTATATCGGCTCGGCCTTCATCGCCACCGAGGAGGCCAACGCGGCCAGTGCCTACAAGCAGGCGATCGTCGCCAGCGGCGCGGAAGACATCGTCTACACCAATCTCTTCACCGGCGTGCATGGCAACTACCTGCGCCCGAGCATCGTCGCCGCCGGCCTCGATCCCGACAACCTGCCGCAGAGCGATGCCTCGGCGATGAATTTCCACGAGGGCGCGAAGGCCAAGGCGTGGAAGGACATCTGGGGCTCGGGGCAGGGGATCGGCGCGGTCGATGCCGTGCTGCCGGCAGGCGAGCGGGTCGCGCGGCTGATCGCCGAATACCGCGCGGCGCGCGCCGCCCTGTGCGGCTGA
- a CDS encoding glutathione S-transferase, which yields MIVVHHLEASRSQRVLWLLEELGLEYEVQRYDRDRKTRLAPPSLRAVHPLGKSPVITDGGITVAETGAIVEYLIGTYGKGRLIPPEGTDERRRYTYWLHHAEGSAMPFLVMKLVFDEMPKQAPFVLKPLMRAIGNKVGDAFLDPNLGANIRFWEDALANSAWFAGDAPTGADIMMSFPIEAANTRGLLRGNYPRLNAFLAAIHARPAWQRALERGGPYPFA from the coding sequence ATGATCGTCGTTCATCATCTCGAAGCGTCGCGCTCGCAGCGCGTGCTCTGGCTGCTCGAGGAACTCGGCCTCGAATACGAGGTGCAGCGCTATGACCGCGACCGGAAGACGAGGCTTGCCCCGCCGTCGCTGCGCGCGGTGCATCCGCTCGGCAAATCCCCCGTCATCACCGATGGCGGGATCACCGTCGCCGAGACCGGCGCGATCGTCGAATATCTCATCGGCACCTACGGCAAGGGGCGGCTGATCCCGCCCGAAGGGACCGACGAGCGGCGCCGCTACACCTACTGGCTGCACCACGCCGAGGGGTCGGCGATGCCGTTCCTGGTGATGAAGCTGGTGTTCGACGAAATGCCCAAGCAGGCGCCCTTCGTGCTCAAGCCGCTGATGCGCGCCATTGGCAACAAGGTGGGCGATGCGTTTCTCGACCCCAATCTCGGCGCCAATATCCGGTTCTGGGAAGACGCGCTGGCCAACTCCGCCTGGTTCGCCGGCGATGCGCCGACCGGCGCCGACATCATGATGAGCTTCCCGATCGAGGCGGCGAACACAAGGGGGCTGCTGCGCGGCAATTACCCGCGGCTCAACGCCTTCCTCGCGGCGATCCACGCGCGGCCGGCGTGGCAGCGGGCGCTGGAGCGCGGCGGCCCCTACCCGTTCGCCTGA
- the ygfZ gene encoding CAF17-like 4Fe-4S cluster assembly/insertion protein YgfZ, whose protein sequence is MPVMTTIAYLPARGVIGIEGPDRVAFLQGLVSNDVTKAEPGRAVWSALLTPQGRYLAEFFILTDGESLLLDAPGVAVPDLIRRLSRFRLRSQVALRDRSDEFAVHAAWGGAPSAPGAIVAADPRLPAAGHRLLAPAPLAGAADETAYRAHRLALGLPDHDDLEPEKTLLMEAGFGDLHGIDWDKGCYMGQELTARTRYRGLVKRRLVPVDAEADLPAAGAITAGEREVGTLRTSLGRRGLALLRLDALDARLSLDGIALTPDIPSWMTLPETATP, encoded by the coding sequence ATGCCGGTCATGACGACGATCGCATATCTTCCCGCGCGCGGCGTGATCGGGATCGAGGGGCCCGACCGCGTCGCCTTCCTCCAGGGCCTCGTGTCGAACGACGTGACGAAGGCGGAACCGGGCCGGGCCGTCTGGTCCGCGCTGCTGACGCCGCAGGGGCGCTACCTGGCCGAGTTCTTCATTCTCACCGACGGCGAGTCGCTCCTGCTGGATGCGCCGGGCGTGGCGGTTCCGGACCTGATCCGCCGGCTGTCGCGCTTCCGGCTGCGCAGCCAGGTGGCGCTGCGCGACCGGTCGGACGAATTCGCGGTGCATGCCGCATGGGGCGGCGCGCCGTCCGCCCCCGGCGCGATCGTCGCCGCCGATCCGCGTCTGCCCGCAGCCGGCCACAGGCTCCTCGCGCCGGCGCCGCTGGCCGGAGCGGCGGATGAAACCGCCTATCGCGCGCACCGGCTGGCGCTCGGCCTGCCCGACCATGACGATCTCGAACCGGAAAAGACCCTGCTGATGGAAGCCGGCTTCGGCGATCTGCACGGGATCGACTGGGACAAGGGCTGCTACATGGGGCAGGAACTCACCGCCCGCACCCGCTACCGGGGGCTGGTGAAGCGCCGGCTCGTCCCGGTCGATGCCGAAGCGGACCTGCCCGCCGCCGGGGCGATCACCGCCGGTGAGCGCGAAGTGGGCACGCTGCGGACGAGCCTCGGCCGGCGCGGCCTCGCGCTGCTGCGGCTCGATGCGCTGGATGCCAGGCTGAGTCTCGACGGCATCGCGCTGACGCCCGACATTCCATCCTGGATGACCCTGCCGGAGACCGCGACCCCATGA
- a CDS encoding glycosyltransferase family 9 protein: MRILFITSSRIGDAVIASGAMERIRHDHPGARLTVACGAASAGVFARLPGLERLIIFEKQRQDRHWLSLWSRLVRDRWEVVVDFRGSALAYTLRAGRRIVVRGGRRPGRRYRQIGASCGFDPAPLPVVWTAPQDRAIATGLLPEGAPVLGLGPTANWDGKIWPAERFVALARALDYRRIAVFGGPGEAEAARAAPVLAALPGAIDLVGRVSVVEAAACLARCALFVGNDSGLMHLAAAAGTPTLGLFGRSRASEYAPAGRCAGFVAAPGLEGEAPMEGLSVESVIAAARELAARVGTA, encoded by the coding sequence ATGAGAATCCTGTTCATAACCTCGTCCCGCATCGGCGACGCGGTGATCGCCTCGGGCGCGATGGAGCGCATCCGGCACGATCATCCGGGCGCGCGGCTGACGGTGGCCTGCGGCGCCGCTTCCGCCGGCGTGTTCGCGCGCCTGCCGGGGCTGGAACGGCTGATCATCTTCGAGAAGCAGCGTCAGGATCGCCACTGGCTCTCGCTCTGGAGCCGGCTGGTGCGCGATCGCTGGGAGGTGGTGGTGGATTTTCGCGGCTCGGCGCTGGCCTACACGCTGCGCGCCGGGCGGCGGATCGTGGTGCGCGGCGGCCGTCGGCCGGGCCGGCGCTACCGGCAGATCGGCGCCTCCTGCGGGTTTGATCCGGCGCCGTTGCCGGTGGTCTGGACCGCGCCTCAGGACCGCGCCATCGCGACCGGCCTGCTGCCCGAGGGCGCGCCGGTGCTCGGCCTCGGCCCGACCGCGAATTGGGACGGCAAGATCTGGCCGGCCGAGCGCTTCGTCGCACTGGCCCGCGCGCTGGACTATCGGCGAATCGCCGTCTTCGGCGGCCCGGGCGAGGCCGAGGCGGCGCGCGCCGCCCCGGTGCTCGCGGCGCTGCCCGGCGCGATCGACCTCGTCGGCCGCGTTTCGGTGGTGGAGGCCGCCGCCTGCCTCGCCCGCTGCGCCCTGTTCGTCGGCAACGATTCCGGGCTGATGCACCTTGCCGCTGCCGCCGGCACGCCGACGCTCGGCCTGTTCGGCCGCTCCCGCGCCTCGGAATACGCGCCCGCGGGCCGCTGCGCCGGCTTCGTCGCGGCGCCGGGCCTGGAGGGCGAGGCGCCGATGGAGGGATTGAGCGTGGAATCGGTGATCGCGGCGGCGCGCGAACTCGCCGCGCGGGTGGGGACGGCATGA
- a CDS encoding glycosyltransferase: MRVAQLMAGAANGGAELFFERMTLALHEAGEAVLPVIRPDPARMNLLRAAGLDPVGLRYGGPLDCLTRPRAGAALRGFGAEVAMAWMSRAAFHAPRGDWALVGRLGGYYPLKYFRRCDHLVGNTRDIVRWIGEQGWPRERIAYLPNFVADFAAEAPAAREGLGVPAAAPLVLALGRLHEVKGFDDLIRAIEPVAGAHLVIAGEGPERAALEALVAARGLGGRVHLAGWRRDVGALLRTADLFVSSSRHEPLGNMVLEAFSAATPVVAVAAEGPREIIRDGVDGALVPLGDTQSLSAAIAALLADPARRADLAAAGRARFEAEFAAPVVMATWRDYLAGVRR, from the coding sequence ATGAGGGTCGCCCAGCTGATGGCCGGTGCCGCGAACGGCGGCGCCGAACTCTTCTTCGAGCGGATGACGCTGGCGCTGCACGAGGCCGGCGAGGCGGTGCTGCCGGTGATCCGCCCCGATCCGGCGCGGATGAACCTGTTGCGCGCGGCGGGGCTCGACCCGGTTGGCCTGCGTTATGGCGGGCCGCTCGATTGTCTCACCCGCCCGCGCGCGGGGGCGGCGCTGCGCGGCTTCGGCGCCGAGGTGGCGATGGCCTGGATGAGCCGCGCCGCCTTTCACGCGCCGCGCGGCGACTGGGCGCTGGTCGGCCGGCTCGGCGGCTATTATCCGCTGAAATATTTCCGCCGCTGCGATCATCTGGTCGGCAACACGCGCGATATCGTGCGCTGGATCGGCGAGCAGGGCTGGCCGCGCGAGCGCATCGCCTATCTTCCCAATTTCGTGGCCGATTTCGCCGCCGAGGCGCCGGCCGCGCGCGAGGGGCTCGGCGTGCCAGCGGCGGCACCGCTGGTTCTCGCCCTCGGCCGGCTGCACGAGGTCAAGGGATTCGACGATCTGATCCGCGCGATCGAGCCGGTTGCCGGCGCGCATCTGGTGATCGCCGGGGAGGGGCCGGAACGCGCCGCGCTGGAGGCGCTGGTCGCCGCGCGCGGGCTTGGCGGGCGGGTCCATCTCGCCGGCTGGCGGCGCGATGTCGGCGCGCTGCTGCGCACGGCCGACCTGTTCGTCTCGTCCTCGCGCCATGAACCGCTGGGCAACATGGTGCTGGAGGCGTTCTCCGCAGCGACCCCGGTGGTGGCGGTCGCCGCCGAGGGGCCGCGCGAAATCATCCGCGACGGGGTGGACGGTGCGCTGGTGCCGCTCGGCGACACGCAATCTCTCTCCGCCGCGATCGCGGCCCTGCTCGCCGATCCGGCCCGCCGCGCCGATCTCGCCGCCGCCGGACGGGCGCGGTTCGAGGCGGAGTTCGCCGCCCCGGTCGTGATGGCAACCTGGCGCGACTACCTCGCCGGGGTGCGGCGCTGA